A section of the Drosophila subobscura isolate 14011-0131.10 chromosome A, UCBerk_Dsub_1.0, whole genome shotgun sequence genome encodes:
- the LOC117889597 gene encoding uncharacterized protein LOC117889597 isoform X1: protein MDNQDNKNGDLTATELVKFQFYMEKWFLPPLDLKNDIVYCQRALRDFLKVHSLVSEVFSQQEDADPVAMRRILDELEQEIYEINAECQYQMLRLDEEVVGFLKKLEEIEVKTDMKEANAHVSTLLVPLIANEDYIIIPQNVANRDNEETLIRKHFLLSQEGEDPPMNLSDLDDNIALMLGPTDTTIQIELENGDTEQAETLETSQEQATPTQSQPSVPPSLLRSLPDTVIRTVEQSESQPPPLLIANSTPKPQRSLLIPRKQPETFGLQHKKRISSTSPPPLAPITIEFPQAQTEVQETSQAELCFEQMEASRGNLRQVLKRSRKTKQMPRLCYEDNVELTTIETDVKRKPGKMSSVAKALQNTATSSSVAEKPDKQPPTPPPLPSPPLPKRQGTGPGNKTSKLRKTFRKSSPEVQPEGQAARGSPSASSDDSTTQELQQEQQRLSASAAQWRDEPRETRVTPAEYGQETFLRIFGLYTPEVITKLSQRHSKRKRRNVQNASGVDFHYGQQVNATLDTPMGRQKKVKNKPEFLLSPKEKRLQAKKADVRKSKTPDKAAALEASQTAMADGEEAVAGITAAKCRKCRGECQHCRLCKRLVVGKDDGVCELCDGAFHKDCHQPTKSRLLLQTQKKRCPACCENLLSASSSSSSTAATAAAAATLPKSQAGPRPFNFLMSSNMLNTPPTHTHTNTHTPL from the exons ATGGATAACCAGGACAACAAAAATGGCGACTTGACCGCCACGGAGCTGGTCAAGTTTCAGTTCTACATGGAGAAGTGGTTCCTGCCGCCACTGGATCTCAAGAATGATATTGTTTATTGCCAGCGGGCGCTGCGTGACTTTCTCAAGGTGCATTCG CTGGTTTCGGAGGTCTTCTCGCAGCAGGAGGATGCG GATCCCGTGGCCATGCGTCGCATCTTGGACGAACTGGAGCAGGAGATTTACGAGATAAATGCCGAGTGCCAGTACCAGATGCTGCGCCTCGATGAGGAGGTCGTTGGTTTCCTCAAGAAACTGGAGGAGATCGAAGTGAAAACCGACATGAAGGAGGCCAATGCGCACGTCTCCACGCTGTTAGTGCCTTTAATTGCGAACGAAGACTATATAATCATTCCCCAGAATGTGGCGAATCGCGACAACGAGGAGACGCTCATCCGCAAGCATTTCCTCCTGTCGCAAGAGGGAGAGGATCCACCCATGAATCTGAGCGATCTCGATGATAATATTGCGCTCATGCTGGGTCCCACAGACACGACCATTCAAATCGAACTGGAAAATGGTGACACTGAGCAGGCCGAGACGCTGGAAACGTCACAGGAGCAGGCGACGCCAACACAGTCACAACCGAGTGTGCCACCATCCCTACTTCGTTCGTTGCCTGACACTGTGATCAGAACAGTCGagcagagcgagagccagcCCCCGCCGCTGCTAATCGCCAACAGTACGCCGAAGCCGCAGCGTTCGCTATTGATACCAAGAAAGCAGCCAGAAACGTTTGGCTTGCAGCACAAGAAGCGCATATCGAGTACCTCACCGCCACCGTTGGCGCCCATTACGATTGAGTTTCCTCAGGCTCAGACCGAGGTTCAGGAAACATCGCAGGCCGAGCTCTGCTTTGAGCAGATGGAGGCCAGCCGCGGCAACTTGCGCCAGGTGCTGAAGCGGTCCAGGAAGACCAAGCAAATGCCGCGCCTGTGCTACGAGGACAACGTGGAGCTGACGACCATAGAGACTGATGTAAAGCGAAAGCCGGGGAAGATGAGCAGCGTTGCCAAAGCTTTACAAAACACTGCAACGTCATCATCCGTAGCTGAGAAGCCGGACAAGCAGCCACCAACACCGCCGCCGTTGCCATCACCACCACTGCCGAAGCGACAGGGCACTGGGCCAGGAAACAAAACGTCCAAGCTGCGCAAAACCTTCCGCAAATCGTCACCAGAGGTGCAGCCCGAGGGGCAGGCGGCTAGGGGTTCGCCATCAGCTTCATCCGATGACTCCACCACGCAGGagttgcagcaggagcagcagcgtctgTCCGCCTCGGCGGCCCAGTGGCGCGACGAGCCGCGCGAGACACGTGTGACGCCCGCCGAGTACGGCCAGGAGACATTCCTGCGCATCTTTGGCCTGTACACGCCCGAGGTGATCACGAAACTCAGTCAGCGCCACTCGAAGCGCAAACGTCGCAATGTTCAGAATGCCAGCGGCGTTGACTTTCACTATGGCCAGCAAGTGAATGCCACGCTGGACACGCCGATGGGCCGCCAAAAGAAGGTGAAGAACAAACCGGAGTTCCTGCTCTCGCCCAAGGAGAAGCGACTGCAGGCCAAGAAGGCCGATGTCCGCAAGAGCAAGACTCCGGACAAGGCGGCCGCCCTTGAAGCATCGCAGACTGCCATGGCTGATGGCGAGGAGGCTGTCGCTGGCATTACTGCTGCCAAGTGCCGCAAGTGTCGCGGTGAATGCCAGCATTGCCGCCTGTGCAAGCGTCTCGTAG TAGGCAAAGACGATGGAGTTTGCGAGCTGTGTGACGGCGCCTTCCACAAAGACTGTCATCAGCCCACAAAGAgccggctgctgttgcagacACAAAAGAAGCGCTGCCCAGCCTGCTGTGAGAATCTGCtgtccgccagcagcagcagcagcagca cggcagcaacagcagcggcagcagcaacactacCAAAAAGTCAGGCGGGGCCCAGACCGTTTAACTTTCTTATGTCTTCAAATATGCTTAACACCccccctacacacacacacacgaacacacacacacccctctag
- the LOC117889597 gene encoding uncharacterized protein LOC117889597 isoform X2, with translation MDNQDNKNGDLTATELVKFQFYMEKWFLPPLDLKNDIVYCQRALRDFLKVHSLVSEVFSQQEDADPVAMRRILDELEQEIYEINAECQYQMLRLDEEVVGFLKKLEEIEVKTDMKEANAHVSTLLVPLIANEDYIIIPQNVANRDNEETLIRKHFLLSQEGEDPPMNLSDLDDNIALMLGPTDTTIQIELENGDTEQAETLETSQEQATPTQSQPSVPPSLLRSLPDTVIRTVEQSESQPPPLLIANSTPKPQRSLLIPRKQPETFGLQHKKRISSTSPPPLAPITIEFPQAQTEVQETSQAELCFEQMEASRGNLRQVLKRSRKTKQMPRLCYEDNVELTTIETDVKRKPGKMSSVAKALQNTATSSSVAEKPDKQPPTPPPLPSPPLPKRQGTGPGNKTSKLRKTFRKSSPEVQPEGQAARGSPSASSDDSTTQELQQEQQRLSASAAQWRDEPRETRVTPAEYGQETFLRIFGLYTPEVITKLSQRHSKRKRRNVQNASGVDFHYGQQVNATLDTPMGRQKKVKNKPEFLLSPKEKRLQAKKADVRKSKTPDKAAALEASQTAMADGEEAVAGITAAKCRKCRGECQHCRLCKRLVGKDDGVCELCDGAFHKDCHQPTKSRLLLQTQKKRCPACCENLLSASSSSSSTAATAAAAATLPKSQAGPRPFNFLMSSNMLNTPPTHTHTNTHTPL, from the exons ATGGATAACCAGGACAACAAAAATGGCGACTTGACCGCCACGGAGCTGGTCAAGTTTCAGTTCTACATGGAGAAGTGGTTCCTGCCGCCACTGGATCTCAAGAATGATATTGTTTATTGCCAGCGGGCGCTGCGTGACTTTCTCAAGGTGCATTCG CTGGTTTCGGAGGTCTTCTCGCAGCAGGAGGATGCG GATCCCGTGGCCATGCGTCGCATCTTGGACGAACTGGAGCAGGAGATTTACGAGATAAATGCCGAGTGCCAGTACCAGATGCTGCGCCTCGATGAGGAGGTCGTTGGTTTCCTCAAGAAACTGGAGGAGATCGAAGTGAAAACCGACATGAAGGAGGCCAATGCGCACGTCTCCACGCTGTTAGTGCCTTTAATTGCGAACGAAGACTATATAATCATTCCCCAGAATGTGGCGAATCGCGACAACGAGGAGACGCTCATCCGCAAGCATTTCCTCCTGTCGCAAGAGGGAGAGGATCCACCCATGAATCTGAGCGATCTCGATGATAATATTGCGCTCATGCTGGGTCCCACAGACACGACCATTCAAATCGAACTGGAAAATGGTGACACTGAGCAGGCCGAGACGCTGGAAACGTCACAGGAGCAGGCGACGCCAACACAGTCACAACCGAGTGTGCCACCATCCCTACTTCGTTCGTTGCCTGACACTGTGATCAGAACAGTCGagcagagcgagagccagcCCCCGCCGCTGCTAATCGCCAACAGTACGCCGAAGCCGCAGCGTTCGCTATTGATACCAAGAAAGCAGCCAGAAACGTTTGGCTTGCAGCACAAGAAGCGCATATCGAGTACCTCACCGCCACCGTTGGCGCCCATTACGATTGAGTTTCCTCAGGCTCAGACCGAGGTTCAGGAAACATCGCAGGCCGAGCTCTGCTTTGAGCAGATGGAGGCCAGCCGCGGCAACTTGCGCCAGGTGCTGAAGCGGTCCAGGAAGACCAAGCAAATGCCGCGCCTGTGCTACGAGGACAACGTGGAGCTGACGACCATAGAGACTGATGTAAAGCGAAAGCCGGGGAAGATGAGCAGCGTTGCCAAAGCTTTACAAAACACTGCAACGTCATCATCCGTAGCTGAGAAGCCGGACAAGCAGCCACCAACACCGCCGCCGTTGCCATCACCACCACTGCCGAAGCGACAGGGCACTGGGCCAGGAAACAAAACGTCCAAGCTGCGCAAAACCTTCCGCAAATCGTCACCAGAGGTGCAGCCCGAGGGGCAGGCGGCTAGGGGTTCGCCATCAGCTTCATCCGATGACTCCACCACGCAGGagttgcagcaggagcagcagcgtctgTCCGCCTCGGCGGCCCAGTGGCGCGACGAGCCGCGCGAGACACGTGTGACGCCCGCCGAGTACGGCCAGGAGACATTCCTGCGCATCTTTGGCCTGTACACGCCCGAGGTGATCACGAAACTCAGTCAGCGCCACTCGAAGCGCAAACGTCGCAATGTTCAGAATGCCAGCGGCGTTGACTTTCACTATGGCCAGCAAGTGAATGCCACGCTGGACACGCCGATGGGCCGCCAAAAGAAGGTGAAGAACAAACCGGAGTTCCTGCTCTCGCCCAAGGAGAAGCGACTGCAGGCCAAGAAGGCCGATGTCCGCAAGAGCAAGACTCCGGACAAGGCGGCCGCCCTTGAAGCATCGCAGACTGCCATGGCTGATGGCGAGGAGGCTGTCGCTGGCATTACTGCTGCCAAGTGCCGCAAGTGTCGCGGTGAATGCCAGCATTGCCGCCTGTGCAAGCGTCTCGTAG GCAAAGACGATGGAGTTTGCGAGCTGTGTGACGGCGCCTTCCACAAAGACTGTCATCAGCCCACAAAGAgccggctgctgttgcagacACAAAAGAAGCGCTGCCCAGCCTGCTGTGAGAATCTGCtgtccgccagcagcagcagcagcagca cggcagcaacagcagcggcagcagcaacactacCAAAAAGTCAGGCGGGGCCCAGACCGTTTAACTTTCTTATGTCTTCAAATATGCTTAACACCccccctacacacacacacacgaacacacacacacccctctag
- the LOC117889597 gene encoding uncharacterized protein LOC117889597 isoform X4, which yields MDNQDNKNGDLTATELVKFQFYMEKWFLPPLDLKNDIVYCQRALRDFLKVHSLVSEVFSQQEDADPVAMRRILDELEQEIYEINAECQYQMLRLDEEVVGFLKKLEEIEVKTDMKEANAHVSTLLVPLIANEDYIIIPQNVANRDNEETLIRKHFLLSQEGEDPPMNLSDLDDNIALMLGPTDTTIQIELENGDTEQAETLETSQEQATPTQSQPSVPPSLLRSLPDTVIRTVEQSESQPPPLLIANSTPKPQRSLLIPRKQPETFGLQHKKRISSTSPPPLAPITIEFPQAQTEVQETSQAELCFEQMEASRGNLRQVLKRSRKTKQMPRLCYEDNVELTTIETDVKRKPGKMSSVAKALQNTATSSSVAEKPDKQPPTPPPLPSPPLPKRQGTGPGNKTSKLRKTFRKSSPEVQPEGQAARGSPSASSDDSTTQELQQEQQRLSASAAQWRDEPRETRVTPAEYGQETFLRIFGLYTPEVITKLSQRHSKRKRRNVQNASGVDFHYGQQVNATLDTPMGRQKKVKNKPEFLLSPKEKRLQAKKADVRKSKTPDKAAALEASQTAMADGEEAVAGITAAKCRKCRGECQHCRLCKRLVVGKDDGVCELCDGAFHKDCHQPTKSRLLLQTQKKRCPACCENLLSASSSSSSTTLPKSQAGPRPFNFLMSSNMLNTPPTHTHTNTHTPL from the exons ATGGATAACCAGGACAACAAAAATGGCGACTTGACCGCCACGGAGCTGGTCAAGTTTCAGTTCTACATGGAGAAGTGGTTCCTGCCGCCACTGGATCTCAAGAATGATATTGTTTATTGCCAGCGGGCGCTGCGTGACTTTCTCAAGGTGCATTCG CTGGTTTCGGAGGTCTTCTCGCAGCAGGAGGATGCG GATCCCGTGGCCATGCGTCGCATCTTGGACGAACTGGAGCAGGAGATTTACGAGATAAATGCCGAGTGCCAGTACCAGATGCTGCGCCTCGATGAGGAGGTCGTTGGTTTCCTCAAGAAACTGGAGGAGATCGAAGTGAAAACCGACATGAAGGAGGCCAATGCGCACGTCTCCACGCTGTTAGTGCCTTTAATTGCGAACGAAGACTATATAATCATTCCCCAGAATGTGGCGAATCGCGACAACGAGGAGACGCTCATCCGCAAGCATTTCCTCCTGTCGCAAGAGGGAGAGGATCCACCCATGAATCTGAGCGATCTCGATGATAATATTGCGCTCATGCTGGGTCCCACAGACACGACCATTCAAATCGAACTGGAAAATGGTGACACTGAGCAGGCCGAGACGCTGGAAACGTCACAGGAGCAGGCGACGCCAACACAGTCACAACCGAGTGTGCCACCATCCCTACTTCGTTCGTTGCCTGACACTGTGATCAGAACAGTCGagcagagcgagagccagcCCCCGCCGCTGCTAATCGCCAACAGTACGCCGAAGCCGCAGCGTTCGCTATTGATACCAAGAAAGCAGCCAGAAACGTTTGGCTTGCAGCACAAGAAGCGCATATCGAGTACCTCACCGCCACCGTTGGCGCCCATTACGATTGAGTTTCCTCAGGCTCAGACCGAGGTTCAGGAAACATCGCAGGCCGAGCTCTGCTTTGAGCAGATGGAGGCCAGCCGCGGCAACTTGCGCCAGGTGCTGAAGCGGTCCAGGAAGACCAAGCAAATGCCGCGCCTGTGCTACGAGGACAACGTGGAGCTGACGACCATAGAGACTGATGTAAAGCGAAAGCCGGGGAAGATGAGCAGCGTTGCCAAAGCTTTACAAAACACTGCAACGTCATCATCCGTAGCTGAGAAGCCGGACAAGCAGCCACCAACACCGCCGCCGTTGCCATCACCACCACTGCCGAAGCGACAGGGCACTGGGCCAGGAAACAAAACGTCCAAGCTGCGCAAAACCTTCCGCAAATCGTCACCAGAGGTGCAGCCCGAGGGGCAGGCGGCTAGGGGTTCGCCATCAGCTTCATCCGATGACTCCACCACGCAGGagttgcagcaggagcagcagcgtctgTCCGCCTCGGCGGCCCAGTGGCGCGACGAGCCGCGCGAGACACGTGTGACGCCCGCCGAGTACGGCCAGGAGACATTCCTGCGCATCTTTGGCCTGTACACGCCCGAGGTGATCACGAAACTCAGTCAGCGCCACTCGAAGCGCAAACGTCGCAATGTTCAGAATGCCAGCGGCGTTGACTTTCACTATGGCCAGCAAGTGAATGCCACGCTGGACACGCCGATGGGCCGCCAAAAGAAGGTGAAGAACAAACCGGAGTTCCTGCTCTCGCCCAAGGAGAAGCGACTGCAGGCCAAGAAGGCCGATGTCCGCAAGAGCAAGACTCCGGACAAGGCGGCCGCCCTTGAAGCATCGCAGACTGCCATGGCTGATGGCGAGGAGGCTGTCGCTGGCATTACTGCTGCCAAGTGCCGCAAGTGTCGCGGTGAATGCCAGCATTGCCGCCTGTGCAAGCGTCTCGTAG TAGGCAAAGACGATGGAGTTTGCGAGCTGTGTGACGGCGCCTTCCACAAAGACTGTCATCAGCCCACAAAGAgccggctgctgttgcagacACAAAAGAAGCGCTGCCCAGCCTGCTGTGAGAATCTGCtgtccgccagcagcagcagcagcagca caacactacCAAAAAGTCAGGCGGGGCCCAGACCGTTTAACTTTCTTATGTCTTCAAATATGCTTAACACCccccctacacacacacacacgaacacacacacacccctctag
- the LOC117889597 gene encoding uncharacterized protein LOC117889597 isoform X3, giving the protein MDNQDNKNGDLTATELVKFQFYMEKWFLPPLDLKNDIVYCQRALRDFLKVHSLVSEVFSQQEDADPVAMRRILDELEQEIYEINAECQYQMLRLDEEVVGFLKKLEEIEVKTDMKEANAHVSTLLVPLIANEDYIIIPQNVANRDNEETLIRKHFLLSQEGEDPPMNLSDLDDNIALMLGPTDTTIQIELENGDTEQAETLETSQEQATPTQSQPSVPPSLLRSLPDTVIRTVEQSESQPPPLLIANSTPKPQRSLLIPRKQPETFGLQHKKRISSTSPPPLAPITIEFPQAQTEVQETSQAELCFEQMEASRGNLRQVLKRSRKTKQMPRLCYEDNVELTTIETDVKRKPGKMSSVAKALQNTATSSSVAEKPDKQPPTPPPLPSPPLPKRQGTGPGNKTSKLRKTFRKSSPEVQPEGQAARGSPSASSDDSTTQELQQEQQRLSASAAQWRDEPRETRVTPAEYGQETFLRIFGLYTPEVITKLSQRHSKRKRRNVQNASGVDFHYGQQVNATLDTPMGRQKKVKNKPEFLLSPKEKRLQAKKADVRKSKTPDKAAALEASQTAMADGEEAVAGITAAKCRKCRGECQHCRLCKRLVVGKDDGVCELCDGAFHKDCHQPTKSRLLLQTQKKRCPACCENLLSASSSSSSSGGSNNNNANTSNTSNTSSGSNSSGSSNTTKKSGGAQTV; this is encoded by the exons ATGGATAACCAGGACAACAAAAATGGCGACTTGACCGCCACGGAGCTGGTCAAGTTTCAGTTCTACATGGAGAAGTGGTTCCTGCCGCCACTGGATCTCAAGAATGATATTGTTTATTGCCAGCGGGCGCTGCGTGACTTTCTCAAGGTGCATTCG CTGGTTTCGGAGGTCTTCTCGCAGCAGGAGGATGCG GATCCCGTGGCCATGCGTCGCATCTTGGACGAACTGGAGCAGGAGATTTACGAGATAAATGCCGAGTGCCAGTACCAGATGCTGCGCCTCGATGAGGAGGTCGTTGGTTTCCTCAAGAAACTGGAGGAGATCGAAGTGAAAACCGACATGAAGGAGGCCAATGCGCACGTCTCCACGCTGTTAGTGCCTTTAATTGCGAACGAAGACTATATAATCATTCCCCAGAATGTGGCGAATCGCGACAACGAGGAGACGCTCATCCGCAAGCATTTCCTCCTGTCGCAAGAGGGAGAGGATCCACCCATGAATCTGAGCGATCTCGATGATAATATTGCGCTCATGCTGGGTCCCACAGACACGACCATTCAAATCGAACTGGAAAATGGTGACACTGAGCAGGCCGAGACGCTGGAAACGTCACAGGAGCAGGCGACGCCAACACAGTCACAACCGAGTGTGCCACCATCCCTACTTCGTTCGTTGCCTGACACTGTGATCAGAACAGTCGagcagagcgagagccagcCCCCGCCGCTGCTAATCGCCAACAGTACGCCGAAGCCGCAGCGTTCGCTATTGATACCAAGAAAGCAGCCAGAAACGTTTGGCTTGCAGCACAAGAAGCGCATATCGAGTACCTCACCGCCACCGTTGGCGCCCATTACGATTGAGTTTCCTCAGGCTCAGACCGAGGTTCAGGAAACATCGCAGGCCGAGCTCTGCTTTGAGCAGATGGAGGCCAGCCGCGGCAACTTGCGCCAGGTGCTGAAGCGGTCCAGGAAGACCAAGCAAATGCCGCGCCTGTGCTACGAGGACAACGTGGAGCTGACGACCATAGAGACTGATGTAAAGCGAAAGCCGGGGAAGATGAGCAGCGTTGCCAAAGCTTTACAAAACACTGCAACGTCATCATCCGTAGCTGAGAAGCCGGACAAGCAGCCACCAACACCGCCGCCGTTGCCATCACCACCACTGCCGAAGCGACAGGGCACTGGGCCAGGAAACAAAACGTCCAAGCTGCGCAAAACCTTCCGCAAATCGTCACCAGAGGTGCAGCCCGAGGGGCAGGCGGCTAGGGGTTCGCCATCAGCTTCATCCGATGACTCCACCACGCAGGagttgcagcaggagcagcagcgtctgTCCGCCTCGGCGGCCCAGTGGCGCGACGAGCCGCGCGAGACACGTGTGACGCCCGCCGAGTACGGCCAGGAGACATTCCTGCGCATCTTTGGCCTGTACACGCCCGAGGTGATCACGAAACTCAGTCAGCGCCACTCGAAGCGCAAACGTCGCAATGTTCAGAATGCCAGCGGCGTTGACTTTCACTATGGCCAGCAAGTGAATGCCACGCTGGACACGCCGATGGGCCGCCAAAAGAAGGTGAAGAACAAACCGGAGTTCCTGCTCTCGCCCAAGGAGAAGCGACTGCAGGCCAAGAAGGCCGATGTCCGCAAGAGCAAGACTCCGGACAAGGCGGCCGCCCTTGAAGCATCGCAGACTGCCATGGCTGATGGCGAGGAGGCTGTCGCTGGCATTACTGCTGCCAAGTGCCGCAAGTGTCGCGGTGAATGCCAGCATTGCCGCCTGTGCAAGCGTCTCGTAG TAGGCAAAGACGATGGAGTTTGCGAGCTGTGTGACGGCGCCTTCCACAAAGACTGTCATCAGCCCACAAAGAgccggctgctgttgcagacACAAAAGAAGCGCTGCCCAGCCTGCTGTGAGAATCTGCtgtccgccagcagcagcagcagcagcagtggcggcagcaacaacaacaacgccaaCACCTCCAACACCTccaacaccagcagcggcagcaacagcagcggcagcagcaacactacCAAAAAGTCAGGCGGGGCCCAGACCGTTTAA
- the LOC117889601 gene encoding uncharacterized protein LOC117889601: protein MKYISLCLAVIFLFGCSFLFGKIHGLLRRCYQCRSRGELGSCKDPFNFNATDVDHESGLSAVPCASGWCGKVIEGGGTYAIDDYDLAIQRMCVQRGPDDNMDRCADTIYNYKKVYMCFCQGDLCNKGHSWTQPTGRLVPLLPLLTVLLPSVCRLI, encoded by the exons ATGAAATACATAAGCTTATGCCTGGCTGTGATATTCCTCTTTGGATGCAGCTTCCTCTTTGGCAAAATCCATG GTCTTCTGCGCCGGTGCTATCAGTGCCGCTCCCGCGGCGAGCTGGGCAGCTGCAAGGATCCcttcaatttcaatgccaCCGATGTGGACCACGAGTCCGGCCTGTCCGCCGTGCCCTGCGCCAGCGGCTGGTGTGGCAAGGTAATCGAGGGCGGCGGCACCTACGCCATCGATGACTACGACCTTGCCATCCAGCGCATGTGCGTCCAGCGCGGACCCGACGACAACATGGACCGCTGCGCCGACACCATATACAACTACAAGAAGGTCTACATGTGCTTCTGCCAGGGGGATCTCTGCAACAAGGGGCACAGCTGGACGCAGCCCACAGGGCGACTGGTTCCACTCCTCCCCCTGCTGAcagtgctgctgccatctGTTTGTCGTCTCATCTGA
- the LOC117889598 gene encoding cytoplasmic dynein 1 light intermediate chain 1, translating to MALESGTQTGSNALTSSFTTKKKDAAAEKENLWSAILNEVQTQGSTKLPSNKSVLVLGDNATGKTTLIAKLQGVEDPKKGSGLEYAYIDVKDEYRDDMTRLGVWVLDGDPGHTNLLHFALNETNYAHTLVILTVSMTQPWGWLEQLNHWIKVLGQHIESLPLEAKDKETARQRLATTWQSYCEVGDDLDPGSPVKRTMRNNSIDEDDLLPLTEDALITNLGLDIVVVVTKTDYMTTLEKEYEYRDEHFDFIQQWIRNFCLRTGASLFYTSVKEDKNCDLLYKYLTHRIYGLPFRTPALVVEKDAVLIPAGWDSLKKISILYENMHGIKAESPYTDVIKAPPTRKAVSNREAEVQTEDEQTFLARQQEILKQAGQDRGESPLRSQGGGSVGGGNKSVPRTPGSTGQSSPKKIDPKLTPATPGGEGVLANFFNSLLHKKSGSPAGGAGPPGTGTPAGTTRATNGTDSLMTPEKLAVRSDAAAELDRLSRSVKKEIDMSQSEC from the exons ATGGCTTTGGAAAGCGGCACACAAACGGGCAGCAATGCGCTGACATCATCCttcacaacaaaaaagaaggatGCCGCCGCGGAAAAGGAGAATCTGTG GTCGGCAATATTGAATGAAGTACAAACACAGGGCAGCACAAAACTTCCATCAAACAAATCTGTACTAGTATTAGGCGACAATGCCACCGGCAAGACAACTCTCATTGCCAAACTTCAGGGCGTGGAGGATCCCAAAAAAGGTTCCGGCCTGGAGTATGCCTATATTGATGTCAAAGACGAGTACAGAGACG ACATGACGCGTTTGGGCGTTTGGGTCCTGGACGGTGATCCAGGACACACAAATCTGCTACACTTCGCGCTCAACGAAACGAACTATGCACACACGCTCGTCATACTCACAGTGTCGATGACCCAGCCGTGGGGCTGGCTGGAGCAGCTCAATCATTGGATCAAAGTCCTCGGACAGCATATCGAGAGCCTGCCACTGGAGGCTAAGGATAAGGAGACGGCACGCCAGCGACTGGCCACAACGTGGCAGAGCTATTGCGAGGTCGGCGATGATCTGGATCCCGGCTCACCCGTCAAGCGGACCATGCGCAACAACTCAATCGATGAGGATGATCTGTTGCCGCTGACAGAGGACGCACTAATTACAAATCTGGGTCTCGATATAGTCGTTGTGGTCACAAag ACGGACTACATGACCACATTGGAGAAGGAGTACGAGTACCGGGATGAGCATTTCGATTTTATTCAGCAATGGATACGCAACTTTTGCCTACGCACCGGCGCCTCGCTCTTCTATACGAGCGTCAAAGAAGATAAAAACTGTGATCTCCTCTACAAATATCTAACGCATCGAATTTATGGCCTACCATTTCGTACGCCGGCGCTAGTCGTTGAAAAGGATGCGGTACTCAT TCCAGCTGGTTGGGATAGCCTAAAGAAGATTAGTATTTTGTACGAGAATATGCATGGCATCAAGGCCGAAAGTCCCTACACAGATGTCATCAAGGCGCCGCCCACACGAAAG GCGGTGTCCAATCGCGAGGCGGAAGTGCAAACGGAGGACGAGCAGACCTTTCTGGCCCGCCAACAGGAGATACTCAAGCAGGCTGGACAGGATCGTGGGGAATCACCGCTGCGTTCGcaaggcggcggcagcgttgGCGGCGGCAATAAGAGTGTGCCACGCACGCCCGGCAGCACCGGACAGAGCTCACCCAAGAAG ATTGATCCCAAGCTGACGCCAGCCACGCCCGGCGGCGAGGGTGTTCTGGCCAATTTCTTCAACTCACTGCTACACAAAAAGTCTGGCAGCCCGGCTGGCGGTGCTGGGCCACCGGGCACCGGCACACCCGCAGGCACAACGCGCGCCACCAATGGCACCGACAGCCTCATGACGCCCGAGAAGTTGGCCGTCCGTTCTGATGCGGCCGCCGAGTTGGATCGACTGTCGCGCAGCGTCAAAAAGGAGATTGATATGTCACAGAGTGAGTGttga